In a single window of the Streptomyces sp. CGMCC 4.7035 genome:
- a CDS encoding C40 family peptidase, which produces MAPHRKPRPSGTRIAGIRTPALATAALTSVALLSQTANASPSADDKPSIEEVEKKVDDLYRQAESATDKYNAAKEKTTKQRKQIDTLLDDVAKRTQKLNEAREELGSFAAAQYRTGAAAPGTATFLLADSPQDYFDQSHLMNRLTGRQKEAVDQYITEQAATMKKRREATQSLQTLTESQKTLRSTKADVQQKLATARQLLSELTAQEKARLAAIEKKKQEEARRQAEELARQQAAQAQQQAAEQQASSSTTTGSSGSSTGSSTTGSSTTDSSYATKAAKALAFARAQIGKPYVWGATGPDSYDCSGLTQAAWKSAGVTLPRTTYDQVNAGTTVSLADAQPGDLIFFYDDISHVGVYIGNGMMIHAPKPGAYVREESIYYGGASIIHSVVRPA; this is translated from the coding sequence ATGGCGCCGCACCGCAAGCCGCGTCCCTCCGGCACGCGCATAGCAGGCATACGCACCCCCGCCCTCGCGACGGCGGCCCTCACCTCTGTGGCCCTGCTCTCCCAGACCGCCAACGCCTCGCCCTCCGCCGACGACAAGCCGAGCATCGAAGAGGTCGAGAAGAAGGTCGACGATCTCTACCGCCAGGCCGAGTCCGCCACCGACAAGTACAACGCGGCCAAGGAGAAGACGACCAAGCAGCGTAAGCAGATCGACACGCTTCTCGACGACGTCGCCAAGCGGACGCAGAAGCTCAACGAGGCGCGGGAAGAGCTGGGTTCCTTTGCCGCGGCGCAGTACCGCACCGGGGCCGCGGCGCCTGGCACGGCCACCTTCCTGCTCGCCGACTCGCCCCAGGACTACTTCGACCAGAGCCACCTGATGAACCGGCTGACCGGCCGCCAGAAGGAAGCGGTCGACCAGTACATCACCGAGCAGGCCGCGACGATGAAGAAGCGGCGGGAGGCCACCCAGAGCCTGCAGACGCTCACCGAGTCGCAGAAGACGCTCCGGTCCACCAAGGCGGACGTCCAGCAGAAGCTCGCCACCGCGCGACAGCTGCTGTCCGAGCTGACCGCTCAGGAGAAGGCGCGGCTCGCCGCGATCGAGAAGAAGAAGCAGGAGGAGGCCCGGCGCCAGGCGGAGGAGCTGGCGCGGCAGCAGGCGGCCCAGGCCCAGCAGCAGGCCGCCGAGCAGCAGGCGTCCTCGTCCACCACGACCGGCTCGTCGGGCTCCTCCACCGGCTCCTCCACCACCGGCTCCTCCACCACGGACTCCTCCTACGCGACGAAGGCCGCCAAGGCACTCGCGTTCGCCCGCGCGCAGATCGGCAAGCCGTATGTCTGGGGCGCCACCGGGCCCGATTCGTACGACTGCTCGGGCCTGACCCAGGCCGCCTGGAAGTCCGCCGGGGTGACGCTGCCGCGCACCACGTACGACCAGGTCAACGCCGGCACGACGGTCTCGCTCGCCGACGCACAGCCCGGTGACCTGATCTTCTTCTACGACGACATCAGCCACGTCGGCGTCTACATCGGCAACGGCATGATGATCCACGCTCCGAAGCCGGGCGCGTACGTCCGCGAGGAGTCGATCTACTACGGCGGCGCGTCGATCATCCACAGCGTGGTCCGACCGGCCTGA
- a CDS encoding C40 family peptidase, which produces MAAHRKPRQRSLGGNTARTAATIALAGAASAAGFDGTGHADPQLSPAQVKARVDKLYQEAEAATEKYNGAKEEADRTEERLNALRDEAARRTDRLDAARDALGSTAAAQYRSGGIDPSVQLLLSPDPRRYLDGASLAERVGSRQATAVADVRKQLREIEQLRGAARVELASLKSRQAELRREKRTITGKLGEARQLLSRLSEGQRAQFAGDGSAVRASRSALRNLGPVSASTATAEAPNARVAAALAYAYGKLGSPYVWGATGPDAFDCSGLVQAAYRSAGISLPRTTYAQIGAGQRVPLSELLPGDLVFFYSGISHVGIYVGHGQMIHAPNPSAPVRLAPIDEMPFAGATRVT; this is translated from the coding sequence GTGGCAGCGCACCGCAAGCCCAGACAGCGTTCACTCGGCGGGAACACGGCCCGGACGGCCGCCACGATCGCACTCGCGGGAGCGGCGTCCGCGGCCGGCTTCGACGGAACGGGACACGCCGACCCGCAGCTTTCACCGGCACAGGTCAAGGCCAGGGTCGACAAGCTGTACCAGGAGGCGGAGGCCGCGACCGAGAAGTACAACGGAGCCAAAGAGGAGGCCGACCGGACCGAGGAGCGGCTGAACGCGCTGCGCGACGAGGCAGCGCGCCGGACGGACCGGCTCGACGCGGCACGGGACGCGCTGGGTTCCACCGCGGCGGCGCAGTACCGCAGCGGGGGCATCGACCCCTCGGTGCAGCTCCTGCTCTCCCCGGATCCCAGGCGGTACCTCGACGGCGCCTCGTTGGCCGAGCGGGTCGGCAGCCGGCAGGCGACGGCCGTGGCGGACGTACGGAAACAACTGCGGGAGATCGAGCAGCTGCGCGGGGCGGCGCGCGTGGAACTGGCCTCCCTGAAGTCGCGGCAGGCCGAGCTGCGCCGGGAGAAGCGGACGATCACCGGAAAGCTGGGCGAGGCGCGGCAGCTGCTGTCCCGGCTGTCGGAGGGGCAGCGGGCGCAGTTCGCCGGGGACGGGAGCGCCGTACGGGCGTCGCGGTCGGCGCTGCGGAACCTGGGGCCGGTATCGGCCTCGACGGCGACCGCGGAGGCGCCCAACGCGCGGGTGGCGGCCGCGCTGGCGTACGCGTACGGCAAGCTCGGCAGCCCCTACGTATGGGGCGCCACCGGCCCCGACGCCTTCGACTGCTCGGGGCTGGTGCAGGCCGCGTACCGCTCGGCGGGCATTTCGCTGCCGCGCACCACATACGCCCAGATCGGCGCGGGACAGCGTGTCCCGCTCTCCGAACTGCTCCCCGGTGACCTGGTGTTCTTCTACTCCGGAATCAGCCATGTGGGGATCTATGTGGGGCACGGCCAGATGATCCACGCGCCGAACCCGTCGGCGCCGGTACGCCTTGCGCCGATCGACGAGATGCCGTTCGCCGGGGCCACCCGGGTGACGTGA
- the pcrA gene encoding DNA helicase PcrA: MSSLFDDSFLANLQAPRASEEEPPPPPEDDHVPESIPDDLFGGKFDVPPDRDAYYRDGAPRPAIDPAALLEGLNENQRAAVVHAGSPLLIVAGAGSGKTRVLTHRIAHLLAERGVHPGQILAITFTNKAAGEMKERVEHLVGPRANAMWVMTFHSACVRILRRESKKLGFTSSFSIYDAADSKRLMALVCRDLDLDPKRFPPKSFSAKISNLKNELIDEEDFAAQAADGFEKTLAQAYALYQSRLREANALDFDDLIMTTVNLLRAFPDVAEHYRRRFRHVLVDEYQDTNHAQYALVRELVGTSEHPVDVPPGEHELQPAELCVVGDADQSIYAFRGATIRNILQFEEDYPDATTILLEQNYRSTQTILSAANAVIERNESRRPKNLWTNAGAGARITGYVADNEHDEAQFVADEIDRLTDKGEAKAGDVAVFYRTNAQSRVFEEIFIRVGLPYKVVGGVRFYERKEVRDVLAYLRVLANPEDSVPLRRILNVPKRGIGERAEAMIDALSQREKISFAQALRRVDEAYGMAARSTNAVKRFNVLMEELRTIVESGAGPATVLEAILERTGYLAELQASTDPQDETRIENLQELAAVALEFEQERGEGEAGTLADFLEQVALVADSDQIPDEEEGGGVITLMTLHTAKGLEFPVVFLTGMEDGVFPHMRALGQTKELEEERRLAYVGITRARERLYLTRSAMRSAWGQPSYNPPSRFLEEIPGQHVEWKRTGASSAPVSSGPVSGVAASLSSSRSRSSAAGASGFATRRGGATEKPVIALAIGDRVTHDQFGLGTVVGVTGTGGNAEATIDFGDTKPKRLLLRYAPVEKL, translated from the coding sequence ATGAGCAGCCTCTTTGACGACAGCTTCCTGGCGAACCTCCAGGCCCCGCGGGCCTCCGAGGAGGAGCCCCCGCCGCCGCCCGAGGACGATCACGTTCCGGAGTCGATTCCGGACGATCTGTTCGGCGGGAAGTTCGACGTACCGCCGGACCGGGACGCGTACTACCGCGACGGCGCGCCTCGCCCTGCCATCGACCCGGCGGCGCTGCTGGAGGGGCTGAACGAGAACCAGCGCGCGGCCGTCGTGCACGCCGGCTCTCCCTTGCTCATCGTGGCCGGTGCCGGTTCCGGCAAGACCCGCGTACTCACCCATCGCATCGCGCATCTGCTGGCCGAGCGCGGTGTGCACCCCGGGCAGATCCTCGCGATCACCTTCACCAACAAGGCCGCGGGCGAGATGAAGGAGCGCGTCGAGCACCTCGTCGGCCCGCGCGCCAACGCGATGTGGGTGATGACCTTCCACAGCGCGTGCGTCCGCATCCTGCGCCGGGAGAGCAAGAAGCTCGGCTTCACATCCTCCTTCTCGATCTACGACGCCGCCGACAGCAAGCGGCTGATGGCCCTGGTCTGTCGCGACCTGGACCTCGACCCCAAGCGCTTCCCGCCCAAGTCCTTCAGCGCCAAGATCTCCAACCTGAAGAACGAGCTTATCGACGAGGAGGACTTCGCCGCCCAGGCCGCCGACGGCTTCGAGAAGACCCTCGCCCAGGCGTACGCGCTGTACCAGTCGCGGCTGCGCGAGGCGAACGCCCTCGACTTCGACGACCTGATCATGACGACGGTCAACCTGCTGCGCGCCTTCCCGGACGTCGCCGAGCACTACCGCCGCCGCTTCCGTCATGTACTCGTCGACGAGTACCAGGACACGAACCACGCCCAGTACGCCCTCGTACGGGAACTCGTCGGCACCTCCGAACACCCCGTGGACGTGCCGCCCGGTGAGCACGAGCTCCAGCCGGCCGAGCTCTGCGTGGTCGGTGACGCCGACCAGTCGATCTACGCCTTCCGTGGCGCGACCATCCGCAACATCCTCCAGTTCGAGGAGGACTACCCGGACGCGACGACGATCCTCCTGGAGCAGAACTACCGCTCCACGCAGACGATCCTGAGCGCCGCCAACGCGGTCATCGAGCGCAACGAGTCGCGCCGCCCCAAGAACCTGTGGACCAACGCGGGCGCGGGCGCGCGGATCACCGGCTATGTCGCCGACAACGAGCACGACGAGGCGCAGTTCGTCGCCGACGAGATAGACCGCCTCACCGACAAGGGCGAGGCCAAGGCCGGCGACGTCGCCGTCTTCTACCGCACGAACGCCCAGTCCCGTGTCTTCGAAGAGATCTTCATCCGCGTCGGCCTGCCCTACAAGGTCGTCGGCGGCGTCCGCTTCTACGAGCGCAAGGAGGTCCGGGACGTCCTCGCCTACCTGCGGGTGCTGGCGAACCCGGAGGACTCCGTGCCGCTGCGGCGGATCCTGAACGTGCCGAAGCGGGGCATTGGTGAGCGTGCCGAGGCCATGATCGACGCCCTTTCCCAGCGGGAGAAGATCAGCTTCGCGCAGGCGCTGCGCCGCGTGGACGAGGCGTACGGCATGGCGGCCCGCTCGACGAACGCGGTCAAGCGGTTCAACGTGCTGATGGAGGAACTGCGGACGATCGTGGAGTCGGGCGCGGGACCGGCCACGGTCCTGGAGGCCATCCTCGAACGCACCGGCTACCTGGCCGAGTTGCAGGCCTCGACAGACCCCCAGGACGAGACCCGCATCGAGAACCTCCAGGAACTCGCCGCCGTGGCACTGGAGTTCGAACAGGAGCGCGGGGAAGGCGAGGCCGGCACGCTGGCCGACTTCCTGGAGCAGGTCGCCCTGGTCGCCGACTCCGACCAGATCCCGGACGAGGAGGAGGGCGGGGGCGTCATCACGCTGATGACGCTGCACACCGCCAAGGGTCTGGAGTTCCCGGTGGTCTTCCTGACCGGCATGGAGGACGGCGTCTTCCCCCACATGCGCGCGCTCGGGCAGACCAAGGAACTGGAGGAGGAGCGCCGCCTGGCGTACGTGGGCATCACACGCGCGCGGGAGCGGTTGTACCTCACCCGGTCGGCCATGCGCAGCGCCTGGGGCCAGCCTTCGTACAACCCGCCCTCACGCTTCCTGGAGGAGATTCCGGGCCAGCACGTCGAGTGGAAGCGGACGGGCGCGTCCTCTGCTCCCGTGTCGTCGGGGCCGGTCTCGGGCGTGGCGGCCTCGCTGTCCTCGTCCCGGTCGCGGTCCTCGGCCGCGGGCGCGTCCGGTTTCGCCACGCGCCGGGGCGGTGCGACGGAGAAGCCCGTGATCGCCCTGGCGATCGGCGACCGCGTCACGCACGACCAGTTCGGCCTGGGCACGGTGGTCGGCGTGACGGGAACGGGGGGGAACGCGGAGGCGACGATCGACTTCGGGGACACGAAGCCGAAGCGGCTGCTGCTGCGGTACGCGCCGGTGGAGAAGCTGTAG
- a CDS encoding PspC domain-containing protein gives MTDQQHAAAGRIPGSGRGARPSGGGPREAAAADAGGRDSGPRDGVPTPGRTAPAAGEEPRAHEDEAARDGAAVAEGPGRFRRDRRHRMLAGVCAGLGRQCDMDPVIFRVVLAVLSATGGLGLIFYGFVWLFVPYEDEEENEIRKLLTGRVDGQGLAAILFALVGCGVFLSMLRNGGVLTFATIVSLLLAGAGYWSRQRGAPDPDPLAAHAVADAPPEATAPPVPDSYPSWWRDPIVKDGTHVGGTGYLWGPSEVRDRDIAAAVNIARGSSYSERIRTERQPGPRGPRWIGGWVFLFALLAGALGTGLTWHDHALGASLQMGLAGALVVFGTGIALSSLLGRTGAGSIFLAILTAGLLAASAALPKDISTHWTRTTWAPASTAAVQEKYDLGTGVGTLDLTRLELAKGRTVVTTRAEVGVGRLKVVVPRDATVKLEIETGIGDIRLPGDSQKDVDVEPGKHERLTLAPASGTKSAATLHLSLEVGVGQVEVSRAAS, from the coding sequence ATGACAGATCAGCAGCACGCGGCAGCGGGACGGATCCCCGGCTCCGGCCGGGGTGCCCGCCCGTCGGGCGGCGGGCCGCGGGAGGCCGCGGCGGCGGACGCCGGCGGACGGGACTCGGGTCCACGCGACGGCGTGCCCACGCCCGGCCGCACCGCGCCCGCCGCAGGAGAGGAACCGCGCGCGCACGAGGACGAGGCCGCGCGGGACGGCGCGGCCGTGGCCGAAGGCCCCGGCCGGTTCCGGCGCGACCGGCGGCACAGGATGCTGGCGGGCGTCTGCGCCGGTCTGGGGCGGCAGTGCGACATGGACCCGGTGATCTTCCGGGTCGTGCTCGCGGTGCTCTCCGCGACGGGCGGCCTCGGGCTGATCTTCTACGGTTTCGTCTGGCTCTTCGTCCCGTACGAGGACGAGGAGGAGAACGAGATCCGCAAGCTGCTGACAGGCCGCGTCGACGGCCAGGGCCTGGCCGCGATCCTCTTCGCCCTGGTGGGCTGCGGGGTCTTCCTGTCGATGCTCAGGAACGGTGGGGTGCTGACCTTCGCCACCATCGTGTCCCTGCTCCTCGCGGGCGCGGGGTACTGGTCACGGCAGCGCGGCGCCCCCGACCCCGACCCGCTCGCCGCGCATGCAGTCGCCGACGCCCCGCCGGAGGCCACGGCACCACCCGTGCCCGACTCCTACCCCTCCTGGTGGCGCGACCCCATCGTCAAGGACGGCACGCACGTGGGCGGCACGGGCTATCTGTGGGGCCCGAGCGAGGTCCGCGACCGTGACATCGCGGCGGCGGTCAACATCGCCCGCGGCTCCTCGTACAGCGAGCGGATACGGACCGAGCGGCAGCCCGGGCCGCGAGGGCCGCGCTGGATCGGCGGCTGGGTGTTCCTGTTCGCCCTGCTCGCGGGCGCTCTCGGCACCGGCCTGACCTGGCACGACCATGCGCTCGGCGCCAGCCTGCAGATGGGCCTCGCGGGTGCGCTCGTCGTGTTCGGCACGGGTATCGCGCTCAGCTCGCTCCTGGGGCGTACGGGCGCGGGCTCGATCTTCCTCGCGATACTCACGGCCGGTCTGCTCGCCGCGTCGGCTGCCCTGCCGAAGGACATCAGCACGCACTGGACGCGCACCACCTGGGCACCGGCCTCGACGGCGGCCGTCCAGGAGAAGTACGACCTGGGCACCGGCGTCGGCACACTGGACCTCACCCGTCTGGAGCTCGCCAAGGGCCGGACGGTTGTGACGACCCGGGCGGAGGTGGGTGTGGGCCGGCTCAAGGTGGTGGTCCCGCGGGACGCGACGGTGAAACTGGAGATCGAGACGGGGATCGGCGACATCCGGTTGCCGGGCGACAGCCAGAAGGACGTGGACGTGGAACCCGGCAAGCACGAGCGGTTGACGCTCGCCCCGGCATCCGGCACGAAGAGCGCGGCCACACTCCACCTCAGCCTGGAGGTCGGCGTGGGCCAGGTGGAGGTGAGCCGTGCTGCGTCATGA
- a CDS encoding tellurite resistance/C4-dicarboxylate transporter family protein, whose protein sequence is MSGTSALRTWWAQRPPAAGAAVLATGVLSVGLHLTGYEILSRIALALAGVCWLGFAADFAVRLLRERERWAAEARSPDSLTAVAATTVLGTRLSDLGWQPLAEALLALAVALWLGLVYPVVRRWRRGMPGTVFLGCVAMEGIAVLGAVLAAAVGVAWLAHLALVFFWFGLVFYLAGLCCFGPRQVATGAGDQWIAVGGLAISALAGARLLAAAHSGLYLWNDDDNGVLRTATIGLLVLASACVCVLAAAELRWPRPRYDVRRWATVYPLGMTSAAALSVATALGVPWLRGPGRVLLWIAVAAWCAVLAGAARPALGTVRSRAPR, encoded by the coding sequence ATGTCAGGCACCTCCGCGCTCCGCACCTGGTGGGCGCAGCGTCCGCCCGCCGCCGGTGCCGCCGTTCTGGCGACCGGCGTCCTGTCGGTCGGGCTGCATCTGACCGGGTACGAGATCCTCTCCCGTATCGCCCTGGCCCTGGCGGGCGTCTGCTGGCTGGGGTTCGCCGCGGACTTCGCCGTACGGCTGCTGCGGGAGCGCGAGCGGTGGGCGGCCGAGGCGCGCTCCCCGGACTCGCTCACCGCGGTCGCGGCGACGACCGTGCTGGGCACGCGGTTGTCCGACCTGGGGTGGCAGCCGCTCGCCGAGGCGCTCCTCGCACTGGCTGTCGCGCTCTGGCTGGGGCTGGTCTATCCGGTCGTACGGCGCTGGCGGCGCGGTATGCCCGGGACTGTGTTCCTCGGGTGCGTGGCGATGGAGGGAATCGCGGTGCTGGGGGCGGTGCTCGCCGCGGCCGTGGGGGTGGCGTGGCTCGCGCACCTGGCGCTGGTGTTCTTCTGGTTCGGGCTGGTGTTCTACCTGGCCGGGCTGTGCTGCTTCGGCCCCCGGCAGGTGGCGACCGGCGCGGGCGACCAGTGGATCGCGGTCGGCGGGCTCGCCATCTCCGCGCTGGCCGGGGCGAGGCTCCTCGCCGCCGCGCACAGTGGCCTCTACCTCTGGAACGACGACGACAACGGCGTCCTGCGGACCGCCACCATCGGCCTCCTCGTCCTCGCTTCCGCCTGCGTCTGCGTGCTGGCGGCGGCCGAGCTGCGGTGGCCGCGGCCCCGCTACGACGTACGGCGCTGGGCGACGGTCTACCCCCTGGGGATGACGTCGGCGGCGGCACTGTCCGTCGCCACCGCCCTCGGGGTCCCCTGGCTGCGCGGCCCCGGGCGGGTGCTGCTGTGGATCGCGGTGGCCGCCTGGTGCGCGGTCCTCGCGGGAGCCGCCCGGCCCGCCCTGGGAACCGTCAGGTCCAGAGCACCGCGATGA
- a CDS encoding ATP-binding protein: protein MPRWAGRVTIDGMPDAATVPLADPRPPRKLYRSSDGRWLGGVARGLAGHLGLPVIWVRLVFVGLMMADGLGALLYAAFWFFVPLGVGGVDDRRPSSLVGTETSPDGRRRLVARKPDRGQIVALLLMVVVALTFVGSVNLGSGAKAYLIPAVLVAAGVALVWRQADNARRARWMEVGSRRRTLTLLRAAAGVLLVTAGVSAIFVLQGSAAHLGSILQAALAVLVGIALLAGPYLVRMSQDLSEERLMRIRAQERAEVAAHVHDSVLHTLTLIQRNAENAGEVRRLARAQERDLRAWLYKPEGTGKDEDEEPDTLAEAVRRNAAEVEDKHGVPIEVVIVGDCPLDERTVAQMQAAREAMVNAAKYGGEGGAVQVYAEVEGRSVFVSVRDRGPGFDLDAIPADRMGVRESIIGRMERNGGTARLRAVPDGGTEVELEMERAEKTS, encoded by the coding sequence ATGCCACGCTGGGCCGGTCGTGTGACGATCGATGGCATGCCGGACGCCGCAACAGTGCCCCTCGCCGACCCGCGGCCGCCGCGCAAGCTCTACCGCAGCAGCGACGGACGCTGGCTCGGGGGCGTGGCGCGGGGGCTCGCCGGGCATCTCGGCCTGCCCGTGATCTGGGTGCGCCTCGTCTTCGTCGGCCTGATGATGGCGGACGGCCTGGGCGCGCTGCTGTACGCCGCGTTCTGGTTCTTCGTTCCGCTCGGCGTCGGCGGTGTGGACGACCGGCGCCCCTCGTCCCTGGTCGGCACCGAGACCTCGCCCGACGGCCGCCGCAGACTGGTGGCCCGCAAGCCCGACCGAGGCCAGATCGTCGCCCTGCTCCTCATGGTCGTCGTGGCCCTGACCTTCGTGGGCAGCGTGAACCTCGGCAGCGGGGCCAAGGCGTATCTCATCCCGGCCGTCCTCGTCGCGGCGGGCGTCGCCCTGGTCTGGCGCCAGGCGGACAACGCACGCCGGGCCCGCTGGATGGAGGTCGGCAGCCGTCGGCGCACCCTCACCCTGCTGCGCGCCGCGGCCGGTGTCCTGCTGGTCACCGCGGGCGTCTCCGCCATCTTCGTGCTGCAGGGCTCCGCGGCCCACCTCGGCTCGATCCTGCAGGCGGCGCTCGCGGTCCTCGTCGGCATAGCGCTGCTCGCCGGACCGTATCTCGTCCGGATGAGCCAGGACCTGTCCGAGGAGCGTCTGATGCGCATCCGCGCCCAGGAGCGCGCGGAGGTCGCCGCCCATGTCCACGACTCGGTCCTGCACACCCTGACCCTGATCCAGCGCAACGCGGAGAACGCGGGCGAGGTGCGCCGCCTCGCCCGCGCCCAGGAGCGCGACCTGCGCGCGTGGCTCTACAAACCGGAAGGCACCGGCAAGGACGAGGACGAGGAGCCCGACACCCTCGCGGAGGCGGTCCGGCGCAACGCGGCGGAGGTGGAGGACAAGCACGGCGTTCCCATAGAGGTCGTCATCGTCGGCGACTGCCCCCTCGACGAGCGGACGGTCGCACAGATGCAGGCCGCGCGCGAAGCGATGGTGAACGCCGCCAAGTACGGTGGCGAGGGCGGCGCCGTCCAGGTCTACGCCGAGGTCGAGGGCAGGTCGGTCTTCGTGTCCGTCCGCGACCGCGGCCCCGGCTTCGACCTCGACGCGATACCCGCCGACCGCATGGGTGTCAGAGAATCGATCATCGGCCGCATGGAGCGCAACGGCGGCACGGCACGGCTGCGCGCGGTTCCGGACGGCGGCACGGAGGTCGAACTGGAGATGGAGAGGGCGGAGAAGACGTCATGA
- a CDS encoding response regulator transcription factor encodes MSDANEPVGPAEPERTSGGAGERRVRVVLVDDHRMFRTGVQAEIGQTERTGVEVVGEAADVDQAVSVITATRPEVVLLDVHLPGGGGVEVLRRCAPLMADVEQPVRFLALSVSDAAEDVIGVIRGGARGYVTKTITGSDLVDSVFRVQDGDAVFSPRLAGFVLDAFASTDAPPVDEDLDRLTQREREVLRLIARGYAYKEIAKQLFISVKTVESHVSAVLRKLQLSNRHELTRWATARRLV; translated from the coding sequence ATGAGCGACGCGAACGAGCCGGTCGGCCCGGCGGAGCCGGAGCGCACGAGCGGGGGCGCGGGGGAGCGGCGCGTGCGGGTCGTGCTCGTCGACGACCACCGCATGTTCCGTACGGGCGTCCAGGCCGAGATCGGGCAGACCGAGCGGACCGGCGTCGAGGTCGTCGGCGAGGCCGCGGACGTCGACCAGGCGGTGAGCGTCATCACCGCGACCCGTCCCGAGGTCGTCCTCCTCGACGTCCATCTGCCCGGCGGCGGGGGAGTCGAAGTGCTGCGCCGTTGCGCCCCGTTGATGGCCGACGTGGAGCAGCCCGTCCGTTTCCTCGCCCTGTCCGTCTCGGACGCGGCGGAGGACGTCATCGGGGTCATCCGCGGCGGCGCCCGCGGCTATGTCACCAAGACGATCACCGGCTCGGACCTCGTCGACTCCGTCTTCCGCGTGCAGGACGGCGACGCGGTGTTCTCGCCGCGCCTGGCCGGCTTCGTCCTCGACGCCTTCGCCTCGACCGACGCCCCGCCCGTGGACGAGGACCTCGACCGTCTCACCCAGCGCGAGCGCGAGGTACTGCGCCTCATCGCCCGCGGCTATGCGTACAAGGAGATCGCCAAGCAGCTGTTCATCTCGGTGAAGACGGTCGAGTCCCATGTCTCGGCGGTCCTGCGAAAGCTCCAGCTGTCGAACCGTCATGAACTGACGCGCTGGGCGACCGCCCGCCGCCTGGTCTGA
- a CDS encoding DoxX family protein gives MTHGIRTDSHTSYLDEGRSWRDTATRYALLPLRVFLGVTFIYAGLDKLTSSAFMHDSGSGSIGDLMRTVRDSSAIPALVDLALKSPVGFGYAIALGELAVGIGTLIGLLGRLAALGGALISLSLWLTVSWASSPYYYGNDLAYLMAWLPLVLAGTPVLSLDAVLRARRRQRAGGYR, from the coding sequence ATGACTCATGGCATTCGCACGGACTCCCACACCTCCTATCTCGACGAGGGCCGGAGCTGGCGGGACACCGCCACTCGGTACGCCCTGCTTCCCCTGCGCGTCTTCCTGGGCGTCACCTTCATCTACGCGGGCCTGGACAAGCTCACTAGCAGCGCCTTCATGCACGACTCCGGCTCCGGGTCGATCGGTGACCTGATGCGTACCGTGCGCGACTCGTCGGCGATCCCCGCCTTGGTCGACCTCGCGCTGAAGAGCCCCGTCGGCTTCGGCTACGCCATCGCCCTCGGTGAACTGGCCGTCGGCATCGGCACACTGATCGGCCTGCTGGGCCGCCTCGCCGCGCTCGGTGGCGCGCTGATCTCGCTGAGCCTGTGGCTGACCGTGAGCTGGGCCTCCAGCCCCTACTACTACGGCAACGACCTCGCCTACCTCATGGCCTGGCTGCCCCTGGTCCTCGCCGGCACCCCGGTCCTCTCCCTGGACGCCGTCCTCCGCGCCCGCCGACGGCAACGCGCGGGCGGGTACCGGTAG